Sequence from the Candidatus Zixiibacteriota bacterium genome:
GTCGCAATCAATGAGATAGGGATGGGTACCCAATACTGTTTATTCGTAGATGTTGTTACTATAGAGCAGGTGCCATTCCTGTCTCTGCCGTAATAATTAACAGTCGGCACGGTGAAAGTCCAGAAATCCCAACTGTCGGCACAATACCAGCCGTTGGAGCTGGACGGGCTGACGGTCACCGTCCCTACGGCCTGCGAGCATTGGATTCTCCAAAACCAGAGAAACCACGGGTCAACCCACACCCACACCGTCGCGCCGCCATTATGGCCGCCGGAAATTATATATCCTGCTGCACAGGTAACCGGGTCAATATCAATGTACCCGGTGCCACTCCAATCGTAATAGGTAAAATCGCGCTGCGGAATAATCACATGGTGTCCCTTTGCCAGCGCGCTGTTGACCGCATTACGGATAGAACTAGGATGATTGAATCCGGGGCAGTCTGCGGCAATACTTGTCGTGATTTCGCAGATGGCGATTCCGGAATCGACAGCCAATTCCAGGATCTTGACCGCGGAAATAGCCTCCTCCTCGAAACGGACCTCAAACAGCCGGTTTTCTTCAATAGAGCCGGCGGCTCCGCCCAACCGCATGAAATCACACGCGTTACCGGTGCCGTCCACAGAGAATGGGCCAACGATTTTGCGGTCGGCATCGACAATCATGCCGGTCCATTCCATCGAGATGGGATCGCCCCAAATATTATACAAGACCGTCACAGAATTTTCTACAATTGCCTCGGAAACATCGTTCATGACCACTATGTGCAACAATTCGCTAATGTTGTCGTCCGCCATATCGCAGTTGCTTAAATAGGTCAGGGCGAGCTGGTGCTGCTCCTGCCCGAGCATGTTTTCTTCACAGGTTGTAGTAGGTTCACCGAATAACGACGGGGAAGCATCCTCGGTATCGATGCCTATTCCCTGGTAATTGCCTGCAGTGATATTGTTGTAAACTGTGGGCATTTGATTGGAAGACCCCAAAGGCGCCATGAAATGCATATCAGAGTAATGTATTGTTCCCATTACCACGGAGCCTGTGCCGCGAGCGACCTCGCAGCCATCAATCTTCAGAACCGGCTGCAAATCAACAAGATATGGAGTGGAGACGTTGAAAATCCCTTCGGCGTCATCTATTATCTGCTGGTCGGCGGGGGTCGCTCCGACATATGAAATCGTTACCTGCTTGAGGACAATCTCCGGCAGGTTGGTTGTATAATCCAGATTCATCATCCCGTAATCATCATATAGGTGAAACCGGATATAATATCTCTTGTCTGTCGGGATAGCCGAGAATTCACCATCTCTTGAAAGCAGATCGTAAGGCAAGGTCCCGGGGATAATGCCATCGGTCTCCTTAATAACTGTGCGGCTTGTCATTATGTCTTCGAGAGTGGCACCCGGATGGTATACCGCCAGGGAATCAAGCAACATCTGTTTGAACACTTCGCCCGGCGTCTCCGGCTTCATTCCCGATAAAATGTAATCCCGGACGAAGGCTTCGGCGTTGAACCCGATCTCGGCGGGGAAGTTAATGCCGGGCTTATAATTATATTGCTTGAAAGTTGGGTCGAGCGGGACCCACATATAGCCGGTAGAGTCATTTAATGCGCCGCGATAATTGATAAACGGAATCCAGGCTTCAACCCAAACACGCTGGCATTCAATAGCCACCGGTCCTGTCGGCCCATTGACCAATATCCCCTCCATCCCGCATGTGGTGAGAATGCTGGCGGCGTTTCCCGGATCATCAATCCCCAACCAGTTGGTGGCCTGCTCGATAGTCATCTCGACCTGCCCGGTTACATATCGGGCCGGAATTCCGGAAACTCTCAGCAATGCTATCAATAATGAAGCCTGGTCGTAATCGTTCCCACGCCTGTCATCAAGCGTCTTCTGCGAGCCCTTTCTGGAGCCGAGATAAGGTTCGAATTCGAATTTGTCTCTGACGAAATTATAAATCTCAAGCGGCGAATGATTTAGAGAATCGGCCAGAGCGGTAATCTCGGGAGTGAACTTAACGTCAATCGTGGTATCCAAATCGGCAGGGCCGTAATTCTTCAGCAACCTTGAAATCGTCGGGCTCAGCTTGATGGCCGCGTTCTCCCCTTCACTCCGCTGGATTACGGGAGCACGCCTTACGTCCATCATAACCGGCAAAGGCTGGCTGTTTAATAAGGGTGGTTCAGGCGAAACATAGTTCTCGCCAAAATATCGTTCTAAGTCCAATATCACTTGAGCCACAACTGATTGATTTCGAGAGGTCCAGGCGGTCTCCAGATTTTCCATGAGGGACAAGAGTTGGTCGGCGGCAAGATTGTGGCGTTCCACAAACTTGGCAAATCTGGCCAGCTTCTCCTGGCTGTATCCCCGGCTTCTGAAATCGGACTCGGATTCTCCGAATTTCAGTTTAAGTGCCTGATTGCTGTTGATCAATTCCTGTCTAAGATCAAGTAGTTCCACCAGGTTAGGGGAATCCAATAGGCCGTCATCAGCAATCGACTTTACATTTTGCACCAACCCCCGGCATCTAATGACCAATTGTAAATAATCGCCCTGTTCATGAGGCTGGTTATTGATTTCAGGACCCATAACCCGTTTGTACAACTCGAGCCCCGCGGTGCTCCTGGCGACCGGGACCTTTGCTGATGAAGTAGGCGAGGATATTGGAACTTCTTCCAGATCAAGGACTTTCTGATTGCCCTTGTAGAGTGCGGCCCCTTGCGATAATGCTGTCAGGGGGGAACAGAGAATGACTATGGTTAAGCATGTAAGCACGCTGACAGATCTTGTTTTCATTTGCCTCCCGAAACAAAATCCAAATCTTTAGTGAGCGGAAGCGTCCTTCCGACCTCAACATTCTACTCAAATATACGGGTGTGCTCGGGCCCGTTAGCCAATCACAGATGCTATGGTCAGAAAGAAAACATCTGCAGTAAACCAAACTCCTTGCTGAGAACCTATATTGTGGATATTGGCTTGTCAAGTACTTTTTTAATAAAATTATTTGATGCCACTAATGATTGGCCTGAGCGTGCAATTGGTTGCGTACTTTCCATAATCAATGATACAATGAATATTCTCGGGCTCGCCCCAAAGGATCGATTTTGTCCCTTAATTCGCTGCCGATTCTCCGGCTTCATCTTCAGAGTGCAGCACTAATTGGCAATACTATTGCAAAGAGTTTGTTTGGTGTAGCGGTTCAGCAGAAGTCGGACACGGAAGGGCTTTTAGTTAGGACGTGATTCTTGTAGATTAGTCTTAGCGAAAGGAGCAGAGCTCATGTCAATAGTTGTGTAAATTCATATTTCAAGCAGCGGCCTTTTCACGTTTTTTCTTTTCAATTTTGACCTCTAATCCGTTCTCGAATTTGATTCTTTCGATAACCTTTTGAACCATCTGGGGAGCATTGATGCGACGCCAACGTTTCTGCGCCCTAGCAATCAGTTGGAAGATCAGATAGAGCGCCGAACGTGTTGATTTAATCCTCCGGGCAGCGTTGGTGCGAAGTTTCACTGACGCAAAGATCGATTCAATGGGATTGGTGGTTTTGAGTGAGGGCAGGTGGTCCCGGGGATAAGAATAATATGTCAGAATCCGCCGTGGCGGACCGGTCTTTGAGGAGACATCCCACGGCCCGCGGATACTCTTCGTGGTAGCGCCGGGCAAATCTATCCATCAATCCCAAAGCCTGTTCTTTGGTCGAGGCGTAATACATCTCCTGTAAGACAACCTTCACCTCCTTCTGCCGCCGTTTGGGGAAATGGTTCAAAACATTGCGCATCCTGTGACACCAACAGCGCTGATCCGCCACGGCGGACTTGGGGGTAAACCTCCGTCACGGCCGCCCACAACCCCAAAGCCCCATCGCCTATCAATAGCCGGGGACTCGCCACTCCTCGGGCTTTGAGGTCCCGCAAAACCTCACTCCAACTCTCTTTCGACTCGCGATATCCTTCCAGGATCGCCAACGGTTCTTTCTCGCCATTCTCGTTGAGGCCCGGAACCACCAGAAGAGCCGTCTTGTCTTCGGCCAAGCCCGCCTTGGGATATATCCCGTCGCACCAGAGATAAAGATATTGATGATCCGAGAGTGACTGCCCGCGCCAGATCTCATACTCTCCTTGCCACTTCTCCTTCAGGCGCGTTACCGAGGCCGGCGACAGACTGGCCGCCTCACCCAGCAAACCCCGCAAGGCCAACTCAAAATCTCCCGTCGCCAAACCCTGTAAGTAAAGCTCCGGAATCAACTTCTTAACACCCTCCGATTGCCTCTGATAAGAGCCCAAGACCCTCGATTCGAAAGGCTCCAGGCTTTCCCTGACGCGAGGCGCTTGGAGCTCCACCGTGCCACTACCCATGGCCACCTTACGTTTCTTGCCGTAACCGTTGCGATAGCCGTTAAACTCCCCGGCCCGCTCATACCGCCCACGACCCAAAAAATCCACCACCTCGCGCTCCAAAACATCCCGCAGCATCCGCAAAGAACCCTCACGGGCGATCTCATCCAGGCTTTCCCGCAACTT
This genomic interval carries:
- a CDS encoding transposase, whose product is MPGATTKSIRGPWDVSSKTGPPRRILTYYSYPRDHLPSLKTTNPIESIFASVKLRTNAARRIKSTRSALYLIFQLIARAQKRWRRINAPQMVQKVIERIKFENGLEVKIEKKKREKAAA
- a CDS encoding transposase; protein product: MSRYDDLKVESIDKLRESLDEIAREGSLRMLRDVLEREVVDFLGRGRYERAGEFNGYRNGYGKKRKVAMGSGTVELQAPRVRESLEPFESRVLGSYQRQSEGVKKLIPELYLQGLATGDFELALRGLLGEAASLSPASVTRLKEKWQGEYEIWRGQSLSDHQYLYLWCDGIYPKAGLAEDKTALLVVPGLNENGEKEPLAILEGYRESKESWSEVLRDLKARGVASPRLLIGDGALGLWAAVTEVYPQVRRGGSALLVSQDAQCFEPFPQTAAEGGEGCLTGDVLRLDQRTGFGIDG